A DNA window from Gillisia sp. Hel1_33_143 contains the following coding sequences:
- a CDS encoding LacI family DNA-binding transcriptional regulator, with product MKRKLTLKQIAKELDVSISTVSKALRDSAEISEDTRKKIKAFAKLYNYKPNNIALSLKNRKSKTIGVIIPEIVHHFFTTVISGIEQVANEKGYHVIICMSNNSFDKEVINMELLANGSTDGFIISVAKETQQKQDYHHLNEVINQGMPLVMFDRVIDEIYCDKVIIDDLNGAKKAVQKLIDLGCKRIGLLTTVDYVSVGKLRTEGYQNALQENNIEVDEDLILKVDDFDLSENEIQEFLKEKNMDGLFAVNEHFAIYAIKSFQENGLKVPEDVKVIGFTDGELSKRFIPSLTTVNQHGAEMGAQAARILIRKLENQDDEEHYQTVIVETGLVERTSTKI from the coding sequence ATGAAAAGAAAATTAACCTTAAAACAAATCGCCAAAGAATTAGACGTCTCTATTTCTACAGTTTCTAAGGCTTTGAGAGATAGTGCAGAAATTAGTGAGGATACTAGAAAAAAGATTAAGGCCTTTGCTAAACTATATAATTACAAGCCTAACAATATCGCCTTAAGCTTAAAGAATAGGAAATCCAAGACCATAGGGGTGATTATTCCGGAGATCGTGCATCATTTCTTCACCACCGTAATTAGCGGTATCGAGCAAGTTGCAAATGAAAAAGGATATCATGTTATTATATGTATGTCTAATAATTCTTTTGATAAAGAAGTTATAAATATGGAACTTCTAGCTAATGGAAGTACCGATGGTTTTATAATATCTGTGGCCAAAGAAACCCAGCAGAAGCAAGACTATCATCACTTAAATGAGGTAATTAACCAAGGGATGCCTTTGGTAATGTTTGATAGGGTGATTGATGAAATATATTGTGACAAGGTGATAATAGATGATCTAAATGGTGCAAAAAAAGCTGTTCAGAAATTGATAGATCTGGGTTGTAAAAGAATAGGATTGTTGACTACCGTAGATTATGTAAGTGTTGGAAAATTAAGAACAGAAGGTTACCAGAATGCGCTGCAGGAGAATAATATCGAGGTCGATGAAGATTTGATCTTAAAGGTAGATGACTTTGATCTAAGTGAGAATGAGATCCAAGAATTTCTGAAAGAAAAAAATATGGATGGCCTTTTTGCCGTGAACGAACATTTTGCGATCTATGCCATTAAATCTTTCCAAGAAAATGGATTGAAGGTGCCAGAAGATGTGAAGGTAATTGGATTTACTGATGGGGAACTATCTAAAAGGTTCATTCCTAGCTTAACAACCGTAAATCAGCATGGGGCAGAAATGGGCGCGCAGGCAGCCAGAATTCTAATTAGAAAATTAGAAAATCAAGATGATGAGGAGCATTATCAAACAGTTATAGTAGAAACTGGACTTGTGGAACGTACTTCTACAAAAATTTAA
- a CDS encoding SusC/RagA family TonB-linked outer membrane protein: protein MKKLFKSTLYLLFLLPMSFFAQQTVTGTVTETSNGIPIPGVNIIVKGTSNGTVTDFDGNYTLTNVSNENVLVFSFLGFTAKEVPFTGQKTINITLDESQNALDEVVLVGYGSVRRKDATGAVSQVSTEDFNKGQISTAGELITGKIAGVNVTSGGGAPGEGQKIIIRGQGSLSLNSSPLFVVDGVPLSNDNAGGSRNALDFINPSDIESMTVLKDASSTAIYGARAANGVILITTKRGTGQEFKFNYSGTTSIFRPTDYVDVMDADQFRSLINENGAPSDIEKLGSSNTNWQEQIYTEAIGFDHSLSTTGNIGGFMPTRASIGYTDQDGILRGDNFSRTTGSVSLRPSFMDGHIKVEVNGRGMYTENTFADRGAIGSSVDYDPTQSIYDANSPFGGYFTWLNSDGVQNSLAPTNPVALLNLIDDTAEVRRLIGNAKVDYKLHFFPDLTATVNVGYDKTNSHGRKIVSDQLPSSQLDWNGSYSNFVNNSTNKLFDAYLTYSKDINEHSISAVAGYSYQSFENDNYSFDSEAQEDGNDFEFIDKWRSTLLSYFGRANYNYDDRYLLTATLRADASSKLNPDDRWGYFPSFAVAWNVVNEDFFNSNTINQLKLRVGYGEIGNVNGLGDYNFLTKYTGSRSNANYQFGSGYFQTYRPEAYNEDLRWEVGKTLNAGIDYSLFENRISGSVNAYYKKTEDLISFVTIDPFTNFSNGIDKNIGDMENKGLEFELNVVPVRTDDFTWSIGYNIAYNENEITNLPDQVEKGGISGGTGNNVQLHKEGFAPFSYWVYKQVYNEAGNPIEGAYVDRNGDNQINDDDKYLYKDPNADITMGLNTNLNFKNWDLSIVSRANLGNYAYNNMASSRAHLNRATANNILTNLHTDYYNAGFQNITETNLQSDYYVQEASFFKLDNITLGHTFDNIMEASNLRIYGTVQNVLTITDYEGLDPEIDGGIDNNFYPRPRTFTVGVNLNF, encoded by the coding sequence ATGAAAAAATTATTTAAAAGCACGTTGTATCTGCTGTTTTTGCTGCCAATGAGCTTTTTTGCCCAACAAACCGTAACAGGTACTGTAACGGAAACTTCTAACGGAATACCTATTCCGGGAGTTAACATTATCGTAAAGGGTACCTCAAATGGAACAGTTACCGATTTTGATGGTAATTATACCTTAACTAACGTTAGTAACGAAAACGTTTTAGTGTTTTCTTTTCTTGGATTTACGGCAAAAGAAGTTCCTTTTACTGGACAAAAAACAATTAACATAACGCTAGACGAAAGTCAGAACGCTTTAGATGAAGTTGTTCTTGTAGGTTATGGTTCTGTAAGAAGAAAAGATGCTACCGGCGCCGTTAGCCAAGTATCTACAGAAGATTTTAACAAGGGTCAAATTAGTACCGCGGGAGAATTAATTACGGGTAAGATAGCCGGGGTTAATGTAACTTCTGGTGGTGGTGCTCCTGGTGAAGGTCAGAAGATCATTATTCGTGGGCAGGGATCTTTATCCTTAAACAGCTCTCCATTATTTGTTGTTGATGGAGTTCCATTAAGTAATGATAACGCAGGTGGATCTAGAAACGCACTAGATTTTATTAACCCTAGCGATATTGAAAGCATGACCGTTCTTAAAGATGCATCTTCTACTGCAATATATGGAGCAAGAGCTGCAAACGGAGTAATATTAATAACTACTAAAAGAGGAACAGGTCAAGAATTTAAATTCAACTATTCTGGAACTACCAGTATTTTCCGTCCTACAGATTATGTAGATGTAATGGATGCAGATCAATTTAGATCCTTAATCAATGAGAATGGAGCTCCATCTGATATTGAGAAACTAGGTTCTAGCAATACTAACTGGCAGGAACAAATTTATACAGAGGCTATTGGTTTTGATCATAGCTTAAGTACTACCGGAAATATTGGAGGTTTTATGCCAACCCGTGCAAGTATTGGGTATACAGATCAAGACGGTATTTTACGAGGTGACAACTTTTCTAGAACAACAGGTTCTGTAAGTTTACGTCCTTCATTTATGGATGGCCATATAAAAGTAGAAGTTAATGGACGTGGAATGTATACAGAGAATACATTTGCAGATCGTGGAGCTATTGGAAGTTCTGTAGATTATGATCCTACTCAATCTATATACGATGCTAACTCTCCTTTTGGAGGTTACTTTACATGGTTAAATTCTGATGGTGTTCAAAATAGTTTAGCCCCTACTAACCCGGTTGCATTATTAAATTTAATAGATGATACTGCAGAAGTTAGAAGATTAATTGGAAATGCGAAGGTAGATTACAAATTGCATTTCTTCCCAGATCTTACAGCTACTGTAAATGTAGGTTATGACAAAACAAATAGCCATGGTAGAAAGATCGTTTCAGATCAATTGCCTTCTTCACAATTAGACTGGAATGGTTCTTATTCAAATTTTGTGAATAATTCTACCAATAAATTATTTGATGCGTATTTAACCTATTCAAAAGACATCAACGAGCACTCTATTTCTGCAGTTGCAGGATACTCTTACCAGAGTTTTGAAAATGATAACTATAGCTTTGATAGTGAAGCTCAGGAAGATGGTAACGATTTTGAATTTATAGATAAGTGGAGAAGCACATTATTGTCTTACTTCGGTAGAGCTAACTACAACTATGACGACAGATATTTACTAACTGCCACACTTAGAGCAGATGCATCTTCAAAATTAAATCCAGACGATCGTTGGGGATATTTTCCTTCTTTTGCAGTTGCATGGAATGTGGTAAATGAAGATTTCTTCAATTCTAATACAATTAATCAATTAAAATTAAGAGTTGGTTATGGAGAGATAGGAAACGTAAATGGTTTAGGAGATTATAATTTCTTAACTAAATACACAGGTAGTAGATCTAATGCAAACTATCAATTTGGATCTGGATATTTCCAAACCTACCGTCCAGAAGCTTATAATGAAGATCTTAGATGGGAAGTTGGTAAAACTCTGAATGCAGGTATAGATTACTCGCTATTTGAAAATAGAATTTCCGGTTCTGTAAACGCTTATTACAAGAAGACAGAAGATCTAATTAGCTTTGTAACTATAGATCCTTTCACTAACTTCTCTAATGGTATCGACAAGAATATTGGAGATATGGAGAACAAAGGTTTAGAATTTGAACTTAATGTAGTGCCTGTAAGAACAGACGATTTTACTTGGAGCATTGGATATAACATTGCTTACAATGAAAATGAAATTACAAATCTGCCAGATCAGGTAGAAAAAGGTGGAATTAGTGGTGGTACCGGAAACAACGTTCAATTACATAAAGAAGGTTTTGCACCATTTAGTTACTGGGTTTATAAACAAGTTTACAATGAAGCTGGCAACCCAATTGAAGGCGCTTATGTAGATAGAAATGGCGATAATCAAATTAATGATGACGACAAGTATTTATATAAAGACCCTAACGCAGATATTACAATGGGATTAAACACCAATCTTAATTTTAAGAATTGGGATCTATCTATCGTTTCTAGAGCAAACCTTGGTAATTATGCATACAACAACATGGCCTCTAGTAGAGCTCATTTAAATAGAGCAACTGCTAATAACATTTTAACTAACCTGCATACAGATTATTATAATGCAGGATTTCAAAACATTACAGAAACCAATTTACAGAGTGACTACTATGTACAAGAGGCATCTTTCTTTAAGTTAGACAACATAACTTTAGGACATACTTTTGATAACATTATGGAAGCATCTAATCTTAGAATATACGGAACTGTACAAAATGTTTTGACAATTACAGATTACGAAGGTCTTGATCCAGAAATAGATGGAGGAATAGATAATAACTTCTACCCTAGACCTAGAACTTTTACTGTTGGTGTAAATCTGAACTTCTAA
- a CDS encoding RagB/SusD family nutrient uptake outer membrane protein, which produces MKMNYIKKLILVIPALIIVSCHDDLDQTPIDPDSFTEADVFVNADEAKGALAKLYASLALTGQEGPAGQPDISGIDEGTSQYSRMLFSLNELTTDNAVVGWGDPGLPNLHAMSWGANNDFTTAMYYRLAQEASFCNSFISNAESLSDNDEVKAYIAEARFLRAFAYYNLVDLYANVPLVDKVSTDLPSQSSRTEVFNYVESELLEVQDLLKESGANEYGRVDKVAAWALLSKLYLNADVYVGEDRNTDAVTYASKAINSSYSINTTDANGNGSAYDELFLADNNSNGAQKEFIFALNFDGNQSRTYGGTTFLVHASIGGSMDASNSGVNGGWEGLRTTKALVNKFDYAVTAKDADGNPTEWSDGRALFYTEGQNLEINKIANTFTDGYAVTKFTNIKSNGEQGNDASGEFVDTDLPVIRVAEMYLTYAEAVLRGGAGGDLQTATSYINELRERAIGDDSGNINSSDLTLDFIIDERARELYWEGQRRSDLIRFNDYTSGNYLWPFKGGAKSGTAVESFRDLFPLPSNIILINTNLKQNPGY; this is translated from the coding sequence ATGAAAATGAATTATATAAAAAAATTAATATTAGTCATTCCGGCACTTATTATAGTATCATGCCATGACGATCTAGATCAGACACCTATCGATCCGGATAGTTTTACCGAGGCTGATGTATTTGTAAATGCAGATGAAGCTAAGGGTGCTTTAGCAAAATTATATGCTAGTTTAGCACTTACAGGTCAGGAAGGTCCTGCTGGGCAGCCTGATATTTCTGGAATAGATGAAGGTACATCTCAATATTCTAGAATGTTGTTTAGTTTAAACGAGCTTACTACAGATAATGCAGTGGTAGGATGGGGTGACCCGGGTCTTCCAAATCTTCATGCCATGAGCTGGGGAGCTAATAATGACTTTACTACAGCAATGTACTATCGTCTAGCACAAGAAGCTTCTTTTTGTAACTCCTTTATTTCAAACGCAGAATCTTTAAGTGATAATGATGAAGTTAAAGCTTACATAGCAGAAGCTAGATTTTTAAGAGCATTTGCTTACTACAACCTAGTAGACCTTTATGCAAATGTGCCGCTAGTAGACAAAGTTTCTACAGACTTACCATCACAATCTTCTCGTACAGAAGTTTTCAATTACGTAGAGTCTGAACTTCTTGAAGTTCAAGATCTTTTAAAAGAAAGTGGTGCTAATGAATATGGCCGTGTAGATAAAGTTGCTGCATGGGCACTTTTATCTAAGCTGTATCTTAATGCTGATGTGTATGTAGGTGAAGATAGAAATACCGATGCTGTTACTTATGCTTCAAAAGCGATAAATTCTTCTTATAGCATTAACACTACAGATGCAAACGGAAATGGATCTGCTTATGATGAATTATTCTTAGCAGATAACAATTCTAACGGAGCTCAGAAAGAATTTATCTTCGCTCTTAATTTCGATGGAAATCAATCTAGAACTTATGGAGGAACAACATTTCTTGTGCACGCTTCTATAGGTGGTAGTATGGATGCTTCTAATTCTGGAGTTAATGGTGGCTGGGAAGGTCTTAGAACTACCAAAGCACTAGTTAATAAATTTGACTATGCTGTAACTGCCAAAGATGCAGATGGAAACCCAACAGAATGGTCTGACGGTAGAGCTTTGTTCTACACAGAAGGTCAAAATCTAGAGATCAATAAGATCGCTAATACATTTACAGATGGTTATGCTGTTACTAAATTTACCAATATCAAATCTAATGGTGAACAGGGTAATGATGCAAGTGGAGAATTTGTAGATACAGATCTTCCTGTAATACGTGTAGCAGAGATGTACCTTACTTATGCAGAAGCTGTATTAAGAGGTGGTGCCGGAGGTGATCTTCAAACAGCTACAAGTTATATTAATGAGTTAAGAGAAAGAGCTATTGGTGACGATTCTGGAAATATCAACAGCAGCGATCTTACCTTAGATTTCATTATAGATGAAAGAGCAAGAGAACTTTATTGGGAAGGTCAGAGAAGATCAGATCTTATTCGCTTTAACGATTATACATCAGGAAACTATTTATGGCCTTTTAAAGGGGGTGCTAAATCCGGAACTGCAGTAGAATCTTTTAGAGATCTTTTTCCATTACCAAGTAACATTATCTTAATAAATACTAATCTAAAGCAAAATCCAGGCTACTAA
- a CDS encoding SusF/SusE family outer membrane protein produces MKKITNLFIAFIAIISLNACSEDDDFTFTAKPDPEGISFTNSTSEVYTLRAANGDNLAERFVWNEVDFDVQTPINYELQGSASESFDSYTVLGDVSTTNVSVTVASMLELAAEAGLDNDVETDLPNTGNLYFKVRAYAGSDAGNVVEQTSEVLTLTVLLPEGDTEGPSYKEFYLVGDATAAGWQNNNNNTPLFRDFANENVYYYTGRFKGGADVEGFKLLETKGEWQPQWGLDAGTFTSSETLGGDPSAFGVATDQYYSLMVNREDFTYSFEAYDASAAPTYDVIGIVGAGTSVGWPGDDNPTPDIKMTNSDFDKHIWQANDVVLTDGPLKFRANLAWDVNWGGGESFPSGIANGDDIMVKAGTYTVWFNDLTGRYTFIPVVDTE; encoded by the coding sequence ATGAAAAAAATAACTAACTTATTCATAGCTTTCATCGCGATCATTAGCTTAAATGCGTGTTCTGAGGATGATGATTTCACGTTCACCGCTAAACCAGATCCGGAAGGAATATCATTTACAAATTCTACTTCAGAAGTTTATACTCTTAGAGCTGCAAATGGAGATAACCTAGCAGAAAGATTTGTATGGAATGAAGTTGATTTTGATGTACAAACTCCTATTAACTATGAACTTCAGGGATCTGCTTCAGAATCTTTTGACAGCTATACCGTTTTAGGTGATGTTTCTACTACCAACGTTTCTGTAACTGTTGCCTCAATGTTAGAGCTTGCTGCAGAAGCAGGATTAGATAACGATGTAGAAACAGATCTTCCAAATACTGGTAACCTTTATTTTAAAGTTAGAGCTTATGCAGGAAGCGATGCAGGAAACGTAGTTGAGCAAACTTCAGAAGTTTTAACTCTAACTGTTCTTTTACCTGAAGGGGATACAGAAGGTCCATCTTATAAAGAATTTTATTTAGTTGGAGATGCAACTGCTGCAGGATGGCAAAACAATAATAACAATACACCATTGTTTAGAGACTTTGCAAATGAAAATGTATACTACTATACCGGTAGATTTAAAGGTGGAGCAGATGTTGAAGGTTTCAAATTACTTGAAACTAAAGGTGAATGGCAACCACAATGGGGTCTTGACGCTGGTACTTTTACTAGCAGCGAAACCTTAGGTGGAGATCCATCTGCATTTGGTGTAGCTACAGATCAGTATTACTCTTTAATGGTTAACAGAGAAGATTTTACGTACTCTTTTGAAGCTTATGATGCTAGTGCAGCTCCTACTTATGATGTAATAGGAATTGTTGGAGCGGGAACTTCTGTTGGATGGCCTGGTGATGATAACCCAACTCCAGACATCAAAATGACAAATTCTGATTTTGACAAGCATATCTGGCAAGCTAATGATGTAGTTCTTACAGATGGTCCATTAAAATTCAGAGCTAATTTAGCCTGGGATGTAAACTGGGGAGGTGGAGAAAGTTTCCCAAGTGGAATCGCAAATGGTGATGACATTATGGTGAAAGCTGGAACTTATACAGTTTGGTTTAATGACCTTACCGGACGTTACACCTTTATTCCAGTTGTAGATACAGAATAG